One window of Betaproteobacteria bacterium genomic DNA carries:
- the ftsZ gene encoding cell division protein FtsZ — translation MIELLEAQSPEAVIKVVGIGGCGGNAVDHMINNGVQGVEFITMNTDAQALKRNLARTTLQLGTGVTKGLGAGANPEVGRQSAEEDRSRIEELVGGADMLFITAGMGGGTGTGAAPVVASIAREMGILTVAVVTKPFDFEGKRQKVAAAGIDALKQHVDSLIIIPNERLMQVLGEDVTYQDAFRASNDVLNGAVAGIAEVINCPGLVNVDFADVRTVMSENGVAMMGSAMAAGPERAQMAAEQAVHSPLLEDIHLAGARGVLVNITASTTLKLREVHEVMNTIRSFTAEDATIIYGSVIDDAIGDHLRVTIVATGLGGAAAQRQPTLSMVQRTGTNDEPMAVNYEELEQPAAFRRRRDQTVDALRHSGMETLDIPAFLRKQAD, via the coding sequence ATGATCGAGTTGCTGGAAGCCCAATCGCCCGAAGCGGTGATCAAGGTGGTGGGAATCGGTGGCTGCGGCGGAAACGCGGTGGACCACATGATCAACAACGGGGTCCAGGGCGTGGAGTTCATCACCATGAACACCGACGCGCAGGCCCTCAAGCGAAACCTCGCGCGCACGACGCTGCAGCTGGGCACGGGTGTCACGAAGGGCCTGGGCGCGGGCGCCAATCCCGAGGTGGGACGGCAATCGGCCGAGGAGGACAGGAGCCGCATCGAGGAACTGGTGGGCGGCGCCGACATGCTCTTCATCACCGCGGGTATGGGCGGCGGCACCGGCACGGGGGCGGCGCCCGTGGTTGCTTCCATCGCGCGCGAGATGGGCATCCTCACGGTGGCGGTGGTCACGAAGCCCTTCGATTTCGAGGGCAAGCGCCAGAAGGTGGCGGCGGCGGGCATCGACGCGCTCAAGCAGCATGTCGATTCCCTCATCATCATCCCCAACGAGCGCCTGATGCAGGTGCTGGGAGAGGATGTCACCTACCAGGATGCCTTCCGCGCTTCCAACGACGTGCTGAACGGCGCCGTTGCGGGCATCGCCGAGGTGATCAACTGCCCCGGCCTGGTGAACGTGGACTTCGCCGACGTGCGCACCGTGATGAGCGAGAACGGCGTGGCGATGATGGGATCGGCGATGGCCGCCGGCCCCGAGCGCGCGCAGATGGCCGCCGAGCAGGCGGTGCACTCGCCCCTGCTCGAGGACATCCACCTTGCCGGCGCCCGCGGCGTGCTCGTGAACATCACCGCCTCGACGACCCTCAAGTTGAGGGAAGTGCACGAGGTGATGAACACGATCCGCTCGTTCACCGCCGAGGACGCGACCATCATCTACGGCAGCGTGATCGACGATGCGATCGGCGACCACCTGCGCGTGACCATCGTGGCCACGGGGCTGGGCGGCGCCGCCGCGCAGCGCCAGCCGACGCTCTCCATGGTGCAGCGCACCGGCACCAACGACGAACCGATGGCGGTCAACTACGAAGAGCTCGAGCAACCCGCGGCGTTCCGGCGTCGCCGTGACCAGACGGTCGATGCGCTGCGCCATTCCGGCATGGAAACGCTCGACATCCCCGCTTTCCTGCGCAAGCAGGCGGATTGA
- a CDS encoding cell division protein FtsQ/DivIB: protein MKPAWAIAVRAGSGLAAVALLAGAGWYGYDMLARRPISAVHFSGDTARVPPADLDRLASGLRGREAGEVALPAVRDAVKRLPWVRDGVVRRVFPGTIEVAIEAHAPLARWDETRLVSVRGEVFAAPYAGDLPRFSGPEGAAPEMADAWRRFEAAAAPLGSRVAEIRLSERRAWQARLDSGFTFELGRGDIAARLARFAAVWPRVVAGAQWATHADLRYPNGFALRGVAADDRKSAPKGRRT, encoded by the coding sequence TTGAAACCCGCATGGGCCATCGCCGTGCGCGCCGGGAGCGGCCTTGCCGCCGTCGCCCTGCTGGCCGGGGCGGGCTGGTACGGCTACGACATGCTCGCCCGCCGGCCGATCTCGGCGGTTCATTTTTCCGGCGATACCGCCCGCGTGCCTCCCGCGGACCTCGACCGCCTGGCGTCCGGGCTGCGCGGCCGCGAGGCCGGAGAGGTGGCGCTGCCCGCCGTCCGCGACGCCGTGAAGCGCCTGCCCTGGGTGCGCGATGGCGTGGTTCGGCGCGTGTTCCCGGGAACGATCGAAGTGGCGATCGAGGCGCATGCGCCGCTTGCCCGCTGGGACGAGACACGCCTCGTGAGCGTGCGCGGCGAGGTGTTCGCGGCGCCATACGCGGGCGACCTGCCGCGCTTCTCCGGGCCGGAGGGCGCGGCGCCGGAAATGGCGGACGCCTGGAGGCGCTTCGAGGCCGCGGCGGCGCCGCTGGGAAGCCGCGTGGCCGAGATCAGGCTGTCGGAACGCCGGGCGTGGCAGGCGAGGCTCGATTCGGGCTTCACCTTCGAGTTGGGCCGCGGTGACATCGCCGCACGCCTCGCGCGCTTCGCGGCCGTGTGGCCGCGGGTTGTGGCTGGCGCGCAGTGGGCAACGCATGCCGACCTGCGCTACCCGAACGGATTCGCGCTGCGCGGGGTCGCGGCGGACGACCGGAAGTCGGCGCCGAAGGGCCGGCGCACATGA
- a CDS encoding D-alanine--D-alanine ligase, translated as MAEARSLGKVAVLMGGPSAEREISLISGTAVLAALREKGVDAHAFDPKERELFDLKREGYARAFIALHGRFGEDGTVQGALEVMGIPYTGSGVMASALAMDKWRTKLVWLAAGIPTPRYEIVTASTDRVRLVQELGLPVVVKPAHEGSTLGLTKVTTAAGLEPAVALAAKFDPLVLAEEFIEGQELTASIVGDVALPLVRIEAPQGNYDYQNKYFTDTTKYHCPAGLPAALEDEIRRAALASFRVLGCRGWGRADVMLRPDATWSFLEMNTSPGMTGHSLVPIAAKAVGIAYPDLCLRILEAASLETRS; from the coding sequence ATGGCTGAGGCGCGCTCTCTGGGCAAGGTGGCGGTCCTGATGGGCGGCCCGTCGGCGGAGCGGGAGATCTCGCTCATCTCCGGCACGGCCGTGCTCGCGGCGCTGCGCGAGAAGGGCGTCGACGCGCACGCCTTCGACCCGAAGGAACGTGAGCTCTTCGACCTGAAACGCGAGGGCTACGCGCGCGCGTTCATCGCGCTGCACGGCCGCTTCGGCGAGGACGGCACGGTGCAGGGTGCGCTCGAGGTGATGGGCATTCCCTACACCGGCAGCGGGGTGATGGCCTCCGCGCTCGCGATGGACAAGTGGCGCACCAAGCTCGTGTGGCTGGCCGCCGGCATTCCCACGCCGCGCTACGAGATCGTGACCGCGTCCACCGACCGGGTCCGCCTCGTGCAGGAGCTGGGCCTGCCGGTCGTCGTGAAGCCGGCGCACGAGGGCTCGACACTCGGGCTCACGAAGGTGACGACGGCAGCCGGGCTGGAGCCGGCCGTGGCGCTTGCCGCGAAGTTCGACCCGCTCGTGCTCGCCGAGGAATTCATCGAGGGCCAGGAACTCACCGCGAGCATCGTGGGCGACGTAGCGCTTCCGCTCGTGCGCATCGAGGCGCCGCAGGGCAACTACGACTACCAGAACAAGTACTTCACCGACACCACGAAATACCACTGCCCGGCCGGCCTGCCCGCCGCTCTCGAGGACGAGATCCGTCGCGCCGCGCTTGCGAGCTTTCGCGTGCTGGGCTGCCGCGGCTGGGGGCGCGCGGACGTCATGCTGCGCCCCGACGCAACGTGGTCCTTCCTCGAAATGAACACGTCCCCCGGGATGACCGGCCACAGCCTGGTGCCGATAGCGGCGAAGGCGGTGGGGATTGCCTATCCGGACCTGTGCCTGCGCATTCTCGAGGCCGCATCCCTGGAGACGCGATCTTGA
- the ftsA gene encoding cell division protein FtsA — protein sequence MNRNREGRNVLVALDIGTSKIVTLVAEVTPEGTLNLIGMGSHPSRGLKKGTVVNIESTVTAIQRSLEEAELMADVKIREVITGIAGSHIKSFNSHGMVAIKDKEVSRYDIDRVIETARAVNIPMEQQVLHILEQEFIIDGQGGVRQPLGMSGMRLEVKVHIVTGAVSAAQNIMKCVRRCGLEVRDLMLQPLASADAVLLDDERDLGVCLLDIGGGTTDLAVFTEGAIKHTSVIPIAGDQITNDIAMALRTPTKDAEELKIRHGVALRQLASVNDMIEVPGVGDRESREISRQTLAEVIEPRVEELYSLVQRELRSCGLEELLSSGIVITGGTSLMKGMVELGEEVFHMPVRMGLPNYSGALAEVVRSPRHSTGMGLLLAGLDQVKRDQHARIAGTGFKDVFEKMRNWFKGNF from the coding sequence GTGAATCGCAATCGCGAGGGCCGCAACGTGCTGGTGGCACTCGACATCGGCACCTCGAAGATCGTGACCCTGGTGGCGGAGGTGACGCCCGAGGGCACGCTCAACCTCATCGGCATGGGCAGCCATCCGTCGCGCGGGCTCAAGAAGGGGACGGTGGTCAACATCGAATCCACCGTGACCGCCATCCAGCGCTCGCTCGAGGAAGCCGAACTCATGGCCGACGTGAAGATCCGCGAGGTGATCACGGGGATCGCGGGTAGCCACATCAAGAGCTTCAACTCCCACGGCATGGTCGCGATCAAGGACAAGGAGGTGTCGCGCTACGACATCGACCGCGTGATCGAGACGGCCAGGGCGGTGAACATCCCGATGGAGCAGCAGGTCCTTCACATCCTCGAGCAGGAATTCATCATCGACGGGCAGGGCGGCGTGCGCCAGCCGCTGGGGATGTCCGGCATGCGCCTGGAGGTGAAGGTGCACATCGTGACGGGCGCCGTGTCCGCCGCGCAGAACATCATGAAGTGCGTGCGCCGGTGCGGGCTCGAGGTGCGCGACCTCATGCTGCAGCCCCTGGCCTCGGCCGACGCGGTGCTTCTCGACGACGAGCGCGATCTCGGCGTGTGCCTCCTGGACATCGGCGGCGGCACCACGGACCTCGCCGTGTTCACCGAGGGGGCCATCAAGCACACGAGCGTGATCCCCATCGCGGGCGACCAGATCACCAACGACATCGCGATGGCGCTTCGCACGCCGACCAAGGACGCGGAGGAACTCAAGATCCGCCACGGCGTGGCGCTGCGCCAGCTCGCGAGCGTGAACGACATGATCGAGGTGCCGGGCGTGGGCGACCGGGAATCGCGCGAGATATCGCGCCAGACGCTGGCGGAAGTGATCGAGCCGCGCGTCGAGGAGCTCTATTCCCTCGTCCAGCGCGAGCTTCGCTCCTGCGGCCTGGAGGAGCTTCTTTCGTCCGGGATCGTCATCACCGGCGGCACCTCCCTCATGAAGGGAATGGTGGAGCTGGGCGAGGAGGTGTTCCACATGCCGGTGCGCATGGGGCTGCCGAACTACTCCGGCGCACTGGCCGAGGTGGTGAGGAGCCCGCGCCATTCGACGGGGATGGGACTGCTCCTGGCCGGACTCGACCAGGTGAAGCGGGATCAGCACGCAAGGATCGCGGGCACGGGCTTCAAGGACGTGTTCGAGAAGATGAGGAACTGGTTCAAGGGGAATTTCTAG
- a CDS encoding UDP-N-acetylmuramate--L-alanine ligase: protein MKHKVKHIHFVGIGGSGMSGIAEVFASLGYTVSGTDIAEGAVVKRLRALGIRVDIGHEARHIAGADAVVVSSAVKADNPEVIAAREAHVPVVPRAMMLAELMRFKQGIAVAGTHGKTTTTSLVAAALGEAGLDPTCVIGGRLNSIGTNARLGKGEFLVAEADESDASFLYLQPVISVVTNIDADHMETYGQDFERLKGAFVEFLGHLPFYGLAVVCKDDEHARAIMKDVSRPMLTYGIHSDADLRAENVRWDAGRMRFRAAGAGAKPLEIELNLPGEHNVLNALAAIAVAREVGAPDAAIARALAGFTGVGRRFQRYGEIALPSGVRFALVDDYGHHPAEMAATIAAARGAFPGRRLLLAFQPHRYTRTRDLFEDFVKVLSTVDALVLADVYPAGEAPIVAADGRALARAMRVAGKVEPVFVDGAAQMRDAVLSAVRDGDVVVTMGAGSIAGLAPEIASASMPRLVRQGGAP, encoded by the coding sequence GTGAAGCACAAGGTGAAGCACATCCACTTCGTCGGCATCGGGGGCTCGGGCATGTCCGGCATCGCCGAGGTGTTCGCGAGTCTGGGCTACACGGTGAGCGGCACCGACATCGCCGAGGGCGCGGTCGTGAAGCGGCTGCGCGCGCTGGGCATCCGCGTGGACATCGGCCACGAGGCGCGCCACATCGCGGGAGCCGACGCGGTCGTCGTCTCCTCTGCCGTCAAGGCGGACAACCCCGAGGTCATCGCGGCGCGCGAGGCGCACGTGCCCGTGGTGCCGCGCGCGATGATGCTGGCCGAGCTGATGCGCTTCAAGCAGGGGATCGCCGTGGCCGGCACGCACGGCAAGACCACCACCACCTCGCTCGTGGCCGCGGCGCTGGGCGAGGCCGGGCTCGACCCGACCTGCGTGATCGGCGGCCGCCTCAATTCCATCGGGACCAACGCACGGCTCGGCAAGGGCGAGTTCCTGGTCGCGGAGGCCGACGAATCCGACGCCTCCTTCCTCTACCTGCAGCCGGTGATCTCCGTGGTCACCAACATCGATGCCGACCACATGGAAACCTACGGCCAGGACTTCGAGCGCCTGAAGGGAGCGTTCGTCGAGTTCCTCGGCCACCTGCCCTTCTACGGGCTTGCGGTGGTGTGCAAGGACGACGAGCACGCGCGCGCCATCATGAAGGATGTGTCCCGGCCGATGCTCACCTACGGCATCCATTCCGATGCGGACCTGCGCGCCGAGAACGTGCGCTGGGACGCGGGCCGCATGCGCTTCCGCGCGGCAGGCGCCGGGGCGAAGCCCCTGGAGATCGAACTCAACCTGCCGGGCGAGCACAACGTCCTGAACGCGCTTGCCGCGATCGCCGTCGCCCGCGAGGTGGGCGCTCCCGATGCCGCGATCGCCAGGGCGCTCGCCGGATTCACGGGCGTCGGCCGTCGCTTCCAGCGCTACGGCGAGATCGCGCTGCCGTCCGGTGTCCGCTTCGCCCTCGTGGACGACTATGGCCACCATCCGGCCGAGATGGCCGCCACGATTGCCGCGGCGCGCGGCGCCTTCCCGGGACGGCGCCTGCTGCTCGCCTTCCAGCCGCATCGCTACACGCGCACGCGGGACCTGTTCGAGGATTTCGTGAAGGTGCTCTCGACCGTCGATGCGCTGGTCCTCGCCGACGTCTATCCGGCGGGCGAGGCGCCGATCGTCGCCGCCGACGGCCGCGCGCTCGCACGGGCGATGCGAGTGGCGGGAAAGGTCGAGCCGGTATTCGTGGATGGCGCGGCGCAGATGCGGGACGCGGTGCTCTCGGCCGTGCGCGACGGCGATGTGGTCGTGACGATGGGCGCAGGATCGATCGCCGGCCTCGCACCGGAGATCGCAAGCGCCTCAATGCCGCGGCTGGTCCGGCAAGGCGGGGCGCCATGA
- a CDS encoding peptidoglycan DD-metalloendopeptidase family protein: protein MNIILVSDSLARSRNMTLSQTQVILVALGILMSGFFLAMATYVVTMKFSTDLRNPYVRSLLAALHEEDLKRSESEMRNTINSLAVKVGELQARILRLDAFGERLGKAAGIKPSEFRFDEKPGQGGPAPSASYSRDLTLPEFRQKLDEISRILDDRSDKLGVLDSVFMDDRLARKTIPTTLPVRQGFYSSNYGYRIDPISGRSSFHTGVDIIASLGTQVMAAAGGVVSAVEFHPEYGNIVDIDHDNGLTSRYAHLLKASVKVGDVVMKGQLIAQVGTTGRTTGPHLHFEVREKGVPLNPNKFLALDKKEGTLPVAFRK, encoded by the coding sequence ATGAACATTATTCTGGTTTCGGACAGTCTGGCGAGAAGCCGCAACATGACGCTGTCCCAGACCCAGGTGATCCTGGTCGCCCTGGGAATCCTGATGTCGGGCTTCTTCCTTGCGATGGCGACCTACGTCGTCACGATGAAGTTTTCGACCGACCTGCGCAACCCCTACGTGCGCTCGCTGCTGGCGGCGCTCCACGAGGAGGACCTCAAGCGCAGCGAGTCGGAAATGCGCAACACCATCAATTCCCTCGCGGTGAAGGTGGGCGAGCTGCAGGCGCGCATCCTGCGGCTGGATGCCTTCGGCGAGCGCCTCGGCAAGGCGGCCGGCATCAAGCCGAGCGAATTCCGCTTCGACGAGAAGCCCGGCCAGGGTGGCCCGGCCCCTTCTGCCTCCTACTCTCGCGATCTCACGCTGCCCGAATTCAGGCAAAAGCTCGATGAAATCTCGCGCATCCTCGACGACCGCAGCGACAAGTTGGGCGTCCTCGATTCCGTATTCATGGACGATCGCCTGGCCCGCAAGACCATTCCCACGACGCTGCCCGTCCGCCAGGGCTTCTACTCGTCCAACTACGGCTACCGCATCGACCCGATATCGGGCCGTTCCAGTTTCCATACGGGCGTGGACATCATCGCCTCGCTCGGCACGCAGGTGATGGCCGCGGCCGGCGGCGTCGTCTCCGCCGTCGAGTTCCACCCCGAGTACGGCAACATCGTCGACATCGACCACGACAACGGCCTCACCTCGCGCTACGCGCACCTGCTCAAGGCCTCGGTCAAGGTGGGCGACGTGGTGATGAAGGGCCAGCTCATCGCGCAGGTGGGCACCACCGGGCGCACCACCGGGCCACACCTGCATTTCGAGGTGCGGGAAAAGGGCGTCCCGCTCAACCCCAACAAGTTCCTCGCGCTCGACAAGAAAGAGGGCACGCTGCCCGTGGCCTTCCGCAAGTAG
- a CDS encoding UDP-3-O-acyl-N-acetylglucosamine deacetylase produces the protein MIRQRTLKSSVKASGVGVHTGRKVALVLRPAAVDTGIVFCRSDLPGNPAIPARAHNVVDTRMATVLEKDGARVSTVEHLMSAFFGLGIDNAYVDVSAEEVPIMDGSAATFVYLLQKAGIEEQAAPKKYVRVLKTLAIEQGDKRVSLSPFPGFKVGFTIEFRHPVFEQSETTVDIDFGEVSFVKDVARARTFGFTQDVEAMRSAGLGRGGSLDNAIVVDDFRVLNAEGLRFDDEFVKHKALDAVGDLYLLGHPVIGAFHGHKSGHALNNQLVRALIEDASAWEEISFAEPADLPAAFANILLQPT, from the coding sequence ATGATCCGGCAGCGAACCCTCAAAAGCTCCGTCAAGGCATCCGGCGTCGGTGTCCACACCGGCCGCAAGGTCGCGCTTGTCCTGCGCCCTGCCGCCGTGGACACGGGCATCGTGTTCTGCCGCTCGGACCTTCCGGGCAACCCCGCCATCCCGGCCCGCGCTCACAACGTGGTGGACACGCGCATGGCGACCGTCCTGGAGAAGGATGGCGCGCGCGTTTCGACCGTCGAGCACCTGATGAGCGCGTTCTTCGGGCTGGGGATCGACAACGCGTACGTGGACGTCTCGGCCGAGGAAGTGCCGATCATGGACGGCAGCGCCGCCACTTTCGTGTACCTCCTGCAGAAGGCCGGCATCGAGGAGCAGGCGGCCCCCAAGAAGTACGTGCGTGTCCTGAAGACCCTCGCGATCGAGCAGGGTGACAAGCGGGTGAGCCTTTCCCCGTTCCCCGGCTTCAAGGTGGGCTTCACCATCGAGTTCCGCCACCCCGTGTTCGAGCAGTCGGAGACGACCGTGGACATCGACTTCGGCGAGGTCTCGTTCGTGAAGGACGTCGCCCGCGCCCGCACCTTCGGGTTTACCCAGGACGTGGAGGCCATGCGCTCCGCCGGCCTGGGGCGCGGGGGCTCGCTGGACAATGCCATCGTGGTTGACGATTTCCGGGTGCTCAACGCCGAGGGACTGCGGTTCGACGACGAGTTCGTGAAACACAAGGCGCTCGACGCCGTGGGCGACCTCTACCTGCTCGGCCACCCCGTCATCGGCGCCTTCCATGGCCACAAGTCGGGACACGCGCTCAACAACCAGCTGGTGCGGGCCCTGATCGAGGACGCCAGCGCGTGGGAGGAGATCAGCTTCGCCGAGCCCGCCGACCTGCCGGCCGCCTTCGCCAACATCCTGCTGCAGCCGACGTAA
- the murB gene encoding UDP-N-acetylmuramate dehydrogenase — MNPVGLAVTGLGALEGEPLPLRGLLRENEPMERHVSWRAGGRAKVFYQPADVADLQSFLVGRPAREAIMFVGLGSNLLVRDGGFDGAVVFTHHALGGIRAAGEIGTRRTFVAGGGVPAPHLARFVARHDCAGAEWLAGIPGTIGGALAMNAGCHGGETWNHVVDVTTVDRAGTLRLRDPREFETGYRHVAKKTAGEEWFVAATFAFEPGERDAAMARMKSLLERRVASQPLSQPNAGSVFRNPPADHAARLIEACGLKGHTIGGAQVSTKHANFIVNLGTASAADIEAVIDHVQVTVKAATGIELVREVHIVGRAGGANG; from the coding sequence ATGAATCCCGTCGGCCTGGCGGTCACCGGGCTCGGGGCGCTGGAAGGGGAGCCGCTGCCGCTTCGCGGTCTGCTGCGCGAGAACGAGCCGATGGAGCGGCACGTGAGCTGGCGCGCGGGCGGTCGCGCGAAGGTCTTCTACCAGCCGGCGGACGTGGCCGACCTGCAGTCGTTCCTGGTCGGCCGCCCGGCCCGCGAGGCGATCATGTTCGTGGGGCTGGGCAGCAACTTGCTGGTTCGCGACGGTGGCTTCGACGGCGCCGTGGTCTTCACCCACCATGCGCTCGGCGGTATCCGTGCCGCGGGGGAGATCGGCACGCGGCGGACCTTCGTCGCGGGCGGCGGCGTTCCCGCACCGCACCTTGCCCGCTTCGTGGCGCGTCATGACTGCGCCGGGGCTGAGTGGCTCGCGGGCATTCCGGGCACGATCGGCGGCGCCCTTGCGATGAATGCGGGCTGCCATGGCGGCGAGACGTGGAATCATGTCGTGGACGTGACGACGGTGGACCGGGCGGGGACGCTTCGGCTTCGCGATCCCCGCGAATTCGAGACCGGCTACCGGCATGTCGCGAAGAAGACGGCGGGGGAGGAATGGTTCGTCGCCGCCACGTTCGCCTTCGAGCCCGGCGAGCGCGACGCGGCGATGGCGCGCATGAAGTCGCTCCTGGAGCGGCGTGTGGCGTCCCAGCCCCTGAGCCAGCCCAACGCGGGCAGCGTCTTCCGCAACCCGCCCGCGGACCACGCTGCGCGCCTGATCGAGGCGTGCGGGCTCAAGGGCCACACCATCGGCGGGGCGCAGGTATCGACGAAGCACGCCAACTTCATCGTGAACCTCGGAACGGCGAGCGCGGCGGACATCGAGGCGGTCATCGACCACGTGCAGGTGACGGTGAAGGCAGCCACGGGCATCGAGCTGGTGCGCGAGGTTCACATAGTGGGCCGGGCGGGAGGGGCGAATGGCTGA
- the murG gene encoding undecaprenyldiphospho-muramoylpentapeptide beta-N-acetylglucosaminyltransferase, translating into MAAGTGGHIMPGLAIARELVSRGWKVVWMGTASGMEGKLVAQAGYPMETVSMTGVRGKGGLAWLLLPVKLLIAFWQSSVILFRVRPDVVLSMGGYVAFPGGVMAALWGRPLVVHEPGATAGLTNRALALVADRVVAGMEGAFEARTGHAVGDRIPKPRNVEWLGTPVREEIARVPAPESRYAGRTGPLRLLVVGGSLGAQTLNELIVAALAVMPEAARPEVIHQAGERNFADLGKRYREAGVKAEVVAFIDDMAARYSWCDLLIARSGAITVAEIGVAGVAAILFPLPWFVADEQTGNARFLESRGAAIRLAQLETSPASLASVLAGLGRDKLCAMAAAARSLGKPDATRRCADLCERMAGVAP; encoded by the coding sequence ATGGCGGCCGGCACGGGTGGGCACATCATGCCCGGCCTGGCGATCGCCAGGGAGCTCGTCTCGCGCGGCTGGAAGGTTGTGTGGATGGGTACCGCCTCGGGCATGGAGGGCAAGCTCGTCGCGCAGGCCGGGTATCCCATGGAGACCGTGAGCATGACGGGCGTGCGCGGCAAGGGCGGGCTCGCGTGGCTCCTGCTTCCCGTGAAGCTCCTCATCGCCTTCTGGCAGTCGAGCGTCATCCTCTTCCGCGTCCGGCCCGACGTCGTGCTTTCGATGGGCGGCTACGTCGCCTTCCCGGGCGGCGTGATGGCCGCGCTCTGGGGCAGGCCCCTTGTGGTGCACGAGCCGGGGGCGACGGCGGGGCTCACCAACCGTGCCCTGGCGCTTGTGGCCGACCGTGTCGTCGCGGGCATGGAAGGCGCTTTCGAGGCGCGAACCGGGCATGCGGTTGGCGACCGCATCCCGAAGCCGCGCAACGTCGAGTGGCTGGGAACGCCGGTTCGCGAGGAGATCGCGCGAGTGCCGGCGCCGGAGTCGCGATACGCCGGGCGGACAGGGCCGCTGCGCCTGCTGGTCGTGGGCGGCAGCCTGGGCGCGCAGACGCTCAACGAGCTCATCGTCGCGGCACTGGCCGTGATGCCCGAAGCAGCGCGGCCCGAAGTGATCCACCAGGCCGGAGAGCGCAACTTCGCCGATCTCGGGAAGCGCTACCGCGAAGCGGGCGTGAAGGCGGAAGTGGTCGCGTTCATCGACGACATGGCTGCCCGCTATTCCTGGTGCGACCTGCTGATCGCGCGCTCGGGTGCCATCACGGTGGCCGAGATCGGCGTGGCGGGCGTTGCAGCGATCCTCTTTCCGCTGCCGTGGTTCGTGGCCGACGAGCAGACGGGCAACGCGCGGTTCCTCGAGTCGCGCGGCGCTGCGATACGGCTGGCGCAGCTCGAGACGTCGCCGGCGAGCCTCGCCTCGGTTCTCGCGGGACTCGGCCGCGACAAGCTCTGCGCCATGGCCGCCGCCGCACGTTCGCTCGGCAAGCCCGACGCGACGCGGCGCTGCGCGGACCTGTGCGAGCGAATGGCCGGGGTGGCGCCGTGA
- a CDS encoding DUF721 domain-containing protein, with translation MAIEPLARLLRESPDLAPVRDRLEQVNRLQGLYRSVAPEGLASTSRVCAVDGTTVVVRADNAPVAAALRALAPRLLAGLLDASRREAGLPDKNSFKNKQDQELTALRVEVQVEAPLPPRKIRPREPFPVDRLEEVARGLADSPLKEALGRIVRGQRKSSTRSKR, from the coding sequence ATGGCCATCGAACCGCTCGCCCGACTGCTCCGCGAAAGCCCCGACCTGGCCCCGGTCCGTGACCGGCTGGAACAGGTCAATCGCCTTCAGGGACTCTATCGGTCCGTTGCACCCGAGGGGCTCGCTTCCACGAGCCGGGTGTGCGCCGTTGACGGAACGACTGTTGTGGTTCGCGCAGACAACGCGCCGGTCGCCGCCGCCCTGAGGGCCTTGGCGCCGCGACTGCTGGCCGGGCTGCTGGATGCCTCCCGTCGGGAAGCAGGCTTGCCGGACAAAAACTCTTTTAAAAACAAGCAGGATCAAGAGCTTACCGCATTACGCGTCGAAGTTCAAGTCGAGGCGCCGCTGCCACCCCGAAAAATCCGCCCACGCGAGCCCTTTCCCGTGGACAGGCTGGAGGAAGTGGCGCGGGGGCTCGCGGATTCGCCGCTCAAGGAGGCCCTGGGCCGCATCGTCCGCGGTCAGAGGAAGAGCAGCACCCGCTCGAAGAGGTAG